A window from Fusarium musae strain F31 chromosome 8, whole genome shotgun sequence encodes these proteins:
- the HSP88 gene encoding Heat shock protein hsp88 (BUSCO:EOG092616YZ) — MSVVGIDFGTLKTVIAVARNRGVDVVTNEVSNRATPSLVGFGPKSRYLGEAAKTQEISNLKNTVSSLKRLAGRQFNDPDIQIEQQYVTAPLADCNGQVGAEVNYLGKKEKFTATQLVAMYLSKIKQTAGAELKLPVQDVCLSVPPWFTDVQRRALIDAAEIAGLRVLRLINDGTAAALGWGITKLDLPAPEEAPRRVCFVDIGHSSYTVSIVEFKKGELAVKATTWDKDFGGRDFDRALVDHLAKEFKGKYKVDIMTHGRALARTIAAAEKTKKILSANQQAPVNIESLMNDIDASAMITRQEFEAMIEPLLARTHLPLEEALAQAKLTKDDIDVIEVVGGGSRVPALKERIQEFFGKPLSFTLNADEALARGSAFSCAILSPVFRVRDFSVQDIISYPIEFAWEKAPDIPDEDTSLTVFNKGNVMPSTKILTFYRKQPFDLEARYAQPELLPGKTNPWIGRFSVKNVKADGKDDFMICKLKARVNIHGVLNVETGYYVEEEEVEEEVNEDPDVSLSEPYMAPNDFPPAQGQDSASSSSASVGDDSQEYPAKRPRLDDEEPDSSRSAFGVPEHLEESIYESRSLTSVSQKAMETDKDAPKKTRKVKKQVRKGDLPISTGSASLDDSTKASLLEKEAAMVMEDKLVADTEEKKNELEAYIYDLRAKLDEQYSEFASEEEKQTIKAKLEATEDWLYEEGDDTTKGVYVAKIDEIRAMAGPIVQRHFEKVEAERQAALEKAEAERAAKKAEEDARKAAEAEKANADQEMKDADAPQQETEASADPQ; from the exons GTCACCAATGAAGTCTCAAACCGAGCAACTCC TTCCCTGGTAGGATTCGGACCAAAGTCTCGTTACCTCGGAGAGGCCGCCAAGACCCAGGAAatctccaacctcaagaacACTGTCAGCTCTCTCAAGCGTCTTGCTGGTCGACAATTCAACGACCCCGATATTCAGATTGAGCAGCAATATGTGACCGCTCCTCTGGCCGATTGTAATGGCCAGGTCGGTGCTGAAGTCAACTATCTgggcaagaaggagaagttcACTGCCACTCAGCTGGTTGCCATGTACTTGAGCAAGATTAAGCAGACCGCTGGAGCTGAACTCAAGCTGCCTGTTCAAGACGTCTGCCTGAGTGTGCCACCTTGGTTCACTGATGTTCAGCGCCGTGCTCTTATCGACGCCGCCGAGATCGCTGGCCTCCGTGTTCTCCGTCTCATCAACGACGGCACAGCCGCCGCTCTTGGCTGGGGTATTACAAAGCTCGACTTGCCTGCCCCTGAGGAGGCTCCCCGCCGTGTCTGCTTCGTCGATATCGGCCACAGCAGCTACACTGTCTCCATTGTCGAGTTCAAGAAAGGTGAGCTCGCTGTCAAGGCCACCACCTGGGACAAGGACTTCGGTGGTCGTGACTTCGATCGCGCTCTCGTCGACCACCTCGCCAAGGAGTTCAAGGGCAAATACAAGGTCGACATCATGACCCACGGCCGTGCCCTTGCCCGTACTATCGCCGCCGCtgagaagacaaagaagatTCTATCTGCCAACCAACAAGCTCCTGTCAACATTGAGTCTCTCATGAACGACATTGATGCCTCTGCCATGATCACTCGCCAGGAGTTCGAGGCCATGATCGAGCCCCTCCTTGCCCGAACCCACCTTCCCCTCGAGGAGGCCCTTGCCCAGGCTAAGCTTACCAAGGACGATATCGATGTTATTGAggtcgttggtggtggttcTCGTGTCCCTGCTCTCAAGGAGCGCATCCAGGAGTTCTTTGGAAAGCCCCTATCCTTTACCCTTAACGCCGACGAGGCTCTTGCTCGTGGCTCTGCCTTCAGCTGTGCCATTCTCTCCCCTGTCTTCCGTGTCCGAGACTTCTCAGTCCAGGACATCATCAGCTACCCCATTGAGTTTGCCTGGGAGAAGGCTCCCGATATTCCTGATGAGGACACCAGTCTGACTGTCTTCAACAAGGGCAACGTCATGCCCTCGACCAAGATCCTTACTTTCTACCGAAAACAGCCCTTTGATCTCGAGGCCCGATATGCCCAGCCTGAGCTACTCCCCGGCAAGACTAACCCCTGGATCGGCCGTTTCTCTGTCAAGAACGTCAAGGCCGATGGTAAGGATGACTTTATGATTTGCAAACTCAAGGCCCGTGTCAACATCCACGGTGTCCTGAACGTCGAGACTGGTTACTacgttgaggaggaggaggttgaggaggaggttaACGAGGATCCCGATGTGAGTTTGTCCGAGCCGTATATGGCGCCAAATGATTTCCCCCCTGCCCAAGGTCAAGActcggcctcttcatcatccgcATCCGTTGGAGATGATAGCCAGGAATATCCTGCAAAGCGCCCGCGactcgacgatgaagaaccTGACTCGTCTCGTTCCGCTTTCGGTGTTCCAGAACATTTAGAAGAATCAATTTATGAAAGCCGATCGCTAACATCCGTTTCCCAAAAGGCCATGGAGACCGATAAGGATGCCCCTAAGAAGACTCGCAAGGTGAAGAAGCAGGTCCGCAAGGGTGACCTGCCCATCTCCACAGGTAGTGCCTCTCTTGACGACTCCACCAAGGCcagccttcttgagaaggaggctgcCATGGTTATGGAGGACAAGCTTGTCGCCGATaccgaggagaagaagaacgagcTCGAGGCTTACATCTACGACCTTCGTGCCAAGCTCGACGAGCAGTACTCCGAGTTTGCcagcgaagaggagaagcagaccatcaaggccaagcttgaaGCCACAGAG GATTGGCTGTACGAGGAGGGCGATGATACCACAAAGGGTGTGTATGTTGCCAAGATCGACGAGATCCGCGCCATGGCTGGTCCCATTGTTCAGCGCCATTTTGAGAAAGTCGAGGCTGAACGACAAGCTGCTCTGGAGAAAGCCGAGGCCGAGCgggctgccaagaaggctgaggaggatgctCGCAAGGCTGCGGAGGCCGAGAAGGCCAACGCAGACcaggagatgaaggatgCTGACGCTCCGCAACAGGAGACTGAGGCCTCTGCTGACCCCCAGTAA